A region from the Caldicellulosiruptor naganoensis genome encodes:
- a CDS encoding DUF362 domain-containing protein, with product MNNNIYIIYGKDAKSMTKELLKYADVKKYIPKNAKIAIKPNLVVAKPYTSGATTNPQIVEGIIEYLKENGYGDITILEGAWLGASTKRAFEVCGYTEISKKYNVKLIDTKDDKARKVNVDGYELCICESVFEYDYLINVPLLKGHCQTKLTCALKNLKGLIPDSEKRRFHTLGLHKPIAYLNKAIQTHLIVVDSLMPDPDFEEGGNPVEKDFIALGFDPVLIDAFAAENLGYSPYDIEYIRLAEKLGIGKATGYNLVEINPEKKPGLATKKSSIVSKYAKYIEDMDACSVCYANLISALMRLDEEGYLRKIDKKLCIGQGFKGKKADGIGIGSCTKNFDISIYGCPPKSNEIVQFIKSKV from the coding sequence TTGAATAACAACATTTACATCATTTACGGCAAGGATGCAAAGTCAATGACAAAAGAACTACTAAAATATGCCGATGTGAAAAAGTACATTCCTAAAAATGCTAAAATTGCAATAAAACCAAACTTGGTAGTTGCAAAGCCATATACTTCTGGTGCTACAACAAATCCACAGATAGTTGAAGGGATAATTGAATACTTAAAGGAAAATGGCTATGGCGATATTACGATTTTAGAAGGTGCATGGCTTGGGGCATCTACAAAGAGGGCATTTGAAGTGTGTGGATATACTGAGATTTCAAAAAAATACAATGTTAAGCTAATAGATACAAAAGATGATAAAGCCAGAAAAGTAAATGTGGATGGGTATGAGCTATGTATTTGCGAAAGTGTATTTGAATATGACTACTTAATAAATGTTCCTCTTTTAAAAGGTCATTGCCAGACAAAGCTTACATGTGCCCTTAAAAACTTAAAAGGATTAATCCCTGATAGTGAAAAGAGAAGATTTCACACTCTTGGGCTTCACAAACCAATTGCCTATTTGAACAAAGCAATACAAACTCATCTTATAGTGGTGGATAGCCTCATGCCAGACCCTGACTTTGAAGAGGGTGGGAATCCTGTTGAAAAGGATTTTATTGCACTTGGTTTTGACCCAGTTTTGATTGATGCCTTTGCTGCAGAAAATTTGGGATATAGTCCTTATGATATAGAATACATAAGGCTTGCTGAAAAATTAGGGATTGGGAAGGCAACAGGTTATAATCTTGTAGAAATAAATCCTGAAAAAAAGCCGGGCTTGGCTACAAAAAAATCATCTATTGTCAGCAAGTATGCAAAGTATATCGAAGATATGGATGCATGTTCTGTTTGCTATGCAAACTTGATAAGTGCTCTTATGAGATTAGATGAAGAAGGGTATCTGAGAAAGATTGACAAAAAACTTTGCATAGGTCAAGGTTTTAAGGGGAAAAAGGCTGATGGAATTGGAATAGGAAGCTGCACTAAAAATTTTGATATTTCAATCTATGGCTGTCCACCAAAGTCAAATGAGATTGTTCAGTTTATAAAAAGCAAGGTTTAG
- the hpf gene encoding ribosome hibernation-promoting factor, HPF/YfiA family, giving the protein MNFIISGKNIEVTDALKERIEKKLSKLERYVKMNCDVYVTLSAEKIRRIVEVTIPFYGMILRAEEESNDMYSAIDLVVDTLERQIRKFKTKIAKRAKDAESLRYMTFEEEAQQETNQEENGEFKIAKTKRFPIKPMSVDEAILQMNLLGHSFFVFLNQDTDKVNVVYKRNDGAYGLIEPEY; this is encoded by the coding sequence ATGAACTTTATAATCAGTGGCAAAAATATAGAGGTAACGGATGCACTAAAAGAGAGGATTGAAAAGAAACTTTCAAAACTTGAAAGGTATGTTAAAATGAACTGTGATGTATATGTGACATTAAGCGCTGAGAAGATTAGACGCATTGTTGAAGTAACAATACCATTTTACGGGATGATTTTAAGAGCTGAAGAAGAGAGCAATGACATGTACAGTGCAATAGATTTGGTTGTTGACACTTTGGAAAGGCAGATAAGAAAGTTCAAGACAAAGATTGCAAAAAGGGCAAAGGATGCAGAGTCTTTAAGATATATGACATTTGAAGAAGAAGCTCAGCAAGAGACAAATCAAGAGGAAAATGGTGAGTTTAAGATTGCAAAGACAAAGAGGTTTCCAATAAAACCTATGAGCGTTGATGAGGCAATTCTGCAGATGAACCTTTTGGGACACAGCTTTTTTGTCTTCCTAAATCAGGACACTGATAAAGTCAATGTGGTATACAAGCGAAATGACGGCGCATATGGTCTGATTGAACCAGAATATTAA
- the secA gene encoding preprotein translocase subunit SecA, translated as MLKIIEKLIGSYSEREIKKILPIVDKIESLAPEYERLTDAELRQKTDIFKQRLKNGETLDDILPEAFAAVREAAWRTLKMRHFRVQLIGGIVLHQGRIAEMKTGEGKTLVATLPAYLNALEGKGVHIVTVNDYLAKRDAEWMGPVYRFLGLSVGVIVHGLTSEERRKAYNCDVTYGTNNEFGFDYLRDNMAIYKEELVQRELNYAIIDEVDSILIDEARTPLIISGPAEKSTDLYKRADNFVRKLKPLYYNSDDDKQMPDTTGYDYIVNEKRHTVALTEEGIRKAEKYFGVTNLADPENATLHHHIIQALKAHALMKRDRDYVVKDGQVIIVDEFTGRLMYGRRFSDGLHQAIEAKEGVRIERESKTLATITFQNYFRLYKKLAGMTGTAKTEEQEFREIYKLDVIEIPTHKPMIRIDHPDKVYKTEKAKFEAIVEEIVETHKKGQPVLVGTVSIEKSEMLSEMLKKRGIKHEVLNAKHHEKEAMIIAKAGQKGAVTIATNMAGRGTDIVLGEGVAELGGLKVIGTERHESRRIDNQLRGRAGRQGDPGESRFYVSLEDDLMRLFGSERIKRLVESLGLPDDQPIEHKLLSDAIEKAQKRVEARNFEIRKHLLQFDDVLNKQREIIYSQRRKVLEGENLRDSILNMIDELVDYKIKVYTGESPHPDDWDIKGLLQDLKFIFLDGELSEQDARNMTKDELREKLISTAKEKYLKKEQEVGELMRELERVVLLKVVDMHWMDHIDAVDQLREGISLRAIGQKDPIVEFRFEAFEMFDQMIKRIQEDTIKIILHANVENMPQRERVVKEMYENSPSDAPVRKPVVKTQKVGRNDPCPCGSGKKYKKCCGAV; from the coding sequence ATGTTAAAAATTATCGAAAAACTAATTGGCAGCTACAGCGAAAGAGAGATAAAAAAGATCCTTCCGATTGTTGACAAAATTGAGTCGCTCGCACCAGAGTATGAAAGATTAACAGATGCAGAGCTGAGGCAAAAAACAGATATATTCAAACAAAGACTAAAAAATGGCGAAACCTTAGATGATATATTACCAGAGGCTTTTGCAGCTGTAAGAGAAGCAGCATGGCGAACCTTGAAGATGCGACATTTCAGGGTCCAGCTTATTGGCGGCATAGTTCTGCATCAGGGAAGAATTGCCGAGATGAAGACAGGTGAAGGAAAGACTTTGGTTGCAACCCTTCCAGCATACCTCAATGCTTTGGAGGGGAAGGGTGTTCATATAGTAACTGTTAATGACTACTTGGCAAAAAGAGACGCAGAATGGATGGGGCCTGTTTACAGGTTCCTTGGCCTTTCTGTTGGTGTGATAGTGCATGGCTTGACAAGCGAAGAGAGAAGAAAGGCTTATAACTGTGATGTTACCTATGGTACAAACAATGAGTTTGGTTTTGATTATCTGCGAGACAACATGGCCATTTACAAAGAAGAACTTGTTCAAAGAGAGCTCAACTATGCAATCATAGATGAAGTTGACTCAATCTTGATAGACGAAGCAAGGACGCCTCTTATCATATCAGGGCCAGCTGAAAAGTCAACAGACCTTTACAAAAGGGCAGATAATTTTGTAAGAAAGCTAAAACCTCTTTATTACAACAGTGACGATGACAAACAGATGCCAGACACAACTGGCTATGACTATATAGTAAATGAAAAAAGACACACAGTTGCTCTGACAGAAGAGGGAATTAGAAAGGCAGAAAAGTATTTTGGTGTTACAAATCTTGCCGACCCGGAAAATGCTACTTTGCACCATCATATAATCCAGGCACTAAAAGCTCATGCACTCATGAAACGTGACAGAGACTATGTTGTGAAAGACGGCCAGGTTATAATTGTAGACGAGTTCACAGGAAGGCTTATGTACGGTCGAAGATTTTCTGATGGGTTGCATCAGGCAATTGAGGCAAAAGAAGGTGTGAGGATAGAAAGAGAGAGCAAGACCCTGGCAACCATTACATTCCAGAATTATTTTAGACTATACAAAAAACTTGCTGGCATGACTGGTACTGCAAAGACGGAAGAGCAAGAGTTTAGAGAAATCTATAAACTTGATGTAATTGAGATACCAACTCACAAGCCAATGATAAGAATTGACCATCCGGACAAGGTTTACAAGACAGAAAAGGCAAAGTTCGAGGCAATTGTTGAGGAGATTGTTGAGACTCACAAGAAAGGTCAACCTGTTTTAGTAGGTACAGTGTCAATAGAAAAATCTGAGATGTTAAGCGAAATGCTAAAAAAGCGTGGAATTAAGCATGAGGTGTTAAATGCAAAGCACCATGAAAAAGAGGCGATGATAATTGCCAAAGCTGGTCAAAAGGGTGCTGTGACAATTGCAACAAACATGGCTGGGCGTGGTACTGACATTGTTTTGGGCGAAGGTGTTGCTGAGCTTGGTGGCTTAAAAGTGATTGGTACAGAGCGGCACGAAAGTAGGCGAATAGACAATCAGCTGCGCGGAAGAGCCGGCCGTCAGGGTGACCCTGGCGAATCACGGTTTTACGTCTCATTAGAAGATGACTTGATGAGACTTTTTGGTTCTGAGAGAATCAAGAGACTTGTTGAATCATTAGGACTTCCTGACGATCAACCAATTGAACACAAGCTATTATCAGATGCAATTGAAAAGGCACAAAAGAGAGTAGAGGCCCGAAACTTTGAGATAAGAAAGCATCTTTTGCAATTTGACGATGTTTTGAACAAGCAAAGGGAAATAATATATTCACAAAGAAGAAAAGTCTTAGAGGGTGAGAACTTAAGAGATTCTATCTTGAATATGATAGATGAACTTGTTGACTACAAGATAAAGGTCTACACAGGCGAAAGTCCACATCCTGATGATTGGGACATAAAAGGGCTTTTGCAGGACCTAAAATTTATATTCTTAGATGGTGAGCTTTCTGAACAAGATGCAAGGAATATGACAAAAGATGAGCTAAGAGAAAAGCTGATTTCCACTGCAAAAGAGAAATATTTGAAAAAAGAGCAAGAAGTTGGCGAACTTATGCGCGAGCTTGAAAGAGTTGTACTTTTGAAAGTTGTTGATATGCATTGGATGGATCACATTGACGCAGTCGACCAGTTAAGAGAAGGTATATCGCTTCGCGCAATTGGTCAAAAGGACCCAATAGTTGAGTTCAGATTTGAGGCTTTTGAGATGTTTGACCAGATGATAAAGAGAATCCAAGAGGATACCATAAAAATTATTCTCCATGCGAATGTTGAAAATATGCCACAAAGAGAAAGAGTTGTAAAGGAGATGTATGAAAACTCTCCATCAGATGCACCTGTGAGAAAACCTGTTGTCAAAACTCAAAAAGTTGGTAGAAACGATCCATGCCCTTGTGGCAGTGGCAAAAAGTACAAAAAGTGTTGCGGGGCTGTGTGA
- the prfB gene encoding peptide chain release factor 2 (programmed frameshift), whose translation MLMLEEILQRLEKAEEDLKEMRVSLDIDRLEAELANLENKTSDPNFWTDLENSQKVLQQIKRIKDKIERYQKLYSQWEDLKVLTELSIEEGNIEMSQELEKELVDLEKKIEEFKLEILLNGPYDKNNAILSIHAGAGGTEAQDWAEMLLRMYTRWAAKKGYKVETLDILPGEEAGIKNVTIRVVGENAYGYLKAEKGVHRLVRISPFDAAGRRHTSFAAVEVLPEVEDDADIEIKEEDLEIDTFRASGPGGQHVNKTESAVRIKHIPTGIVVTCQNERSQHKNREIALKILKAKLLELKEKERREKLQKLKGEQTEIGWGNQIRSYVFCPYTLVKDHRTDAEVGNVEAVMDGEIDVFINAYLKKFRNEEEVA comes from the exons ATGCTTATGCTTGAAGAGATTTTGCAAAGGTTAGAAAAGGCAGAAGAAGATTTAAAGGAAATGAGGGTTTCTCTT GACATAGATAGGTTAGAAGCAGAGCTAGCAAATCTTGAAAACAAGACATCAGATCCAAATTTTTGGACAGATTTGGAGAATTCCCAAAAGGTTTTACAGCAAATTAAAAGAATAAAAGACAAGATTGAAAGGTATCAAAAACTTTATTCTCAATGGGAAGATTTGAAAGTTTTGACGGAACTAAGCATTGAAGAGGGCAACATTGAAATGTCTCAGGAGCTTGAAAAAGAATTGGTCGATTTAGAAAAAAAGATAGAGGAATTCAAACTTGAGATACTTTTAAACGGTCCGTATGATAAGAATAACGCAATTTTATCGATTCACGCAGGTGCTGGTGGCACAGAAGCACAAGATTGGGCAGAGATGTTACTTCGTATGTACACACGCTGGGCAGCTAAAAAAGGCTACAAGGTCGAGACATTGGACATCTTACCGGGTGAAGAAGCAGGGATTAAAAATGTTACAATCAGGGTTGTTGGTGAGAATGCTTATGGGTATTTAAAAGCAGAAAAAGGTGTTCACAGACTTGTAAGAATCTCACCATTTGATGCGGCAGGAAGACGTCACACATCCTTTGCAGCTGTTGAGGTTTTGCCTGAAGTAGAAGACGATGCAGATATTGAAATAAAAGAAGAAGATTTGGAGATTGACACATTCAGAGCATCTGGGCCAGGTGGTCAGCATGTAAACAAAACAGAGTCAGCTGTGAGGATTAAGCATATACCAACTGGAATAGTTGTGACATGTCAAAATGAACGCTCTCAACACAAGAATAGAGAGATTGCTCTCAAAATTTTGAAAGCAAAGCTTTTAGAGCTCAAAGAAAAAGAGCGAAGAGAAAAACTACAAAAACTCAAGGGTGAGCAGACAGAGATTGGATGGGGCAACCAAATTCGATCATATGTATTTTGCCCATACACCTTGGTAAAAGACCACAGGACAGATGCAGAGGTTGGCAATGTTGAAGCAGTAATGGACGGTGAGATAGATGTTTTTATAAACGCTTACCTCAAAAAATTCAGGAATGAGGAGGAAGTAGCGTGA
- a CDS encoding chemotaxis protein CheW produces MKQYVIFNVGDCSFGVDILEIVEIIKPTKIVKLPSAPQYVEGIIDVRGTSVPVYNLAKRLEIDSKAETQKIIIVQLSKFQLGFLVDDVSEILKIEEDKIEKANESIKGIKRKFIDSIARVGDDMIIILDLKNVLTMDEEEEIEKHIKN; encoded by the coding sequence GTGAAGCAATATGTTATTTTCAATGTTGGAGATTGCAGCTTTGGGGTTGACATACTTGAGATTGTTGAAATTATAAAGCCCACAAAGATTGTAAAACTTCCAAGTGCACCACAATATGTAGAAGGTATTATTGATGTGAGAGGTACATCTGTTCCTGTTTACAATCTTGCAAAGCGACTTGAGATTGACTCAAAAGCAGAGACGCAAAAAATTATTATTGTACAGCTTTCTAAATTCCAGCTTGGATTTTTGGTTGACGATGTCTCAGAAATACTAAAGATTGAAGAGGACAAGATTGAAAAAGCAAACGAGAGCATAAAAGGTATCAAGCGCAAATTTATTGATTCTATTGCAAGAGTTGGCGATGACATGATTATAATACTTGACCTGAAGAATGTGCTTACAATGGATGAGGAAGAAGAAATTGAGAAGCATATTAAGAATTAA
- a CDS encoding response regulator, with the protein MDIVLPGVSGFDVLKFIRRTKEYGDIYVIVMTSLDDDEVIKESFSLGANDFIRKPINQIELTSRLRAAVRLRNYQYLYKSALNDLQEKNKELIELTKKLKETQDVLIQNEKMSAIGQLAAGIAHEINNPLGFVITNMGTLGKYIEKFKKLIEEYDKV; encoded by the coding sequence TTGGACATAGTTCTACCAGGTGTAAGTGGATTTGATGTTTTGAAATTTATAAGAAGAACTAAAGAATATGGTGATATTTATGTCATTGTTATGACATCGCTTGACGACGATGAAGTTATAAAAGAAAGCTTTAGCCTGGGTGCAAATGATTTTATAAGAAAGCCAATAAATCAAATTGAACTAACTTCTCGACTGAGAGCTGCTGTAAGGTTGAGAAACTACCAATATCTCTACAAATCAGCTTTAAACGATTTACAAGAGAAAAATAAGGAATTGATAGAACTGACGAAGAAGTTAAAAGAAACTCAAGATGTTTTAATCCAAAACGAAAAGATGTCTGCAATTGGTCAATTAGCAGCAGGTATTGCACATGAAATTAATAATCCTTTAGGATTCGTAATAACTAATATGGGAACATTAGGAAAATACATTGAAAAATTTAAAAAGTTAATAGAGGAGTACGATAAGGTTTAG
- a CDS encoding sensor histidine kinase, with product MEGVIENCRRISEFKKQFKFDFIIEDVDQLLSETMDGLRRVAHIVQTLKKFVRSGLDGQASYEDLNDIIEETLLIARNELKYDIEVIKEYGEIRQIYCNRGEIGQVILNILINAAQAIKSQPNRTQKGHIWIKTWEDSDFVYCSIKDDGPGIKKIYLKKIFEPFFTTKDVGKGTGLGLSISYDIIVNKHGGDIWAESEEGHGATFVFELPIKSKLLENQI from the coding sequence ATGGAAGGTGTTATTGAAAATTGCAGGAGAATCAGTGAATTTAAAAAGCAATTTAAATTTGATTTTATTATAGAAGATGTAGACCAGCTTTTGAGTGAGACAATGGATGGACTGAGGAGAGTTGCACATATTGTTCAGACATTAAAGAAATTTGTACGAAGTGGGTTGGATGGTCAAGCAAGCTATGAAGACTTAAATGATATTATAGAGGAAACTCTATTGATTGCAAGAAACGAACTAAAATATGATATTGAAGTTATAAAAGAATATGGAGAAATAAGGCAAATTTATTGTAATCGTGGTGAAATAGGTCAAGTCATACTGAACATTTTAATCAATGCTGCTCAAGCAATAAAGTCACAGCCAAATAGGACACAAAAGGGTCATATTTGGATAAAAACATGGGAGGATTCTGATTTTGTATATTGTTCTATAAAAGACGATGGTCCTGGCATAAAAAAGATATACTTGAAAAAGATTTTCGAACCTTTCTTTACCACAAAGGATGTTGGGAAAGGAACGGGGCTTGGGCTAAGCATTTCATATGACATTATTGTTAACAAACATGGTGGGGATATTTGGGCTGAAAGTGAAGAAGGACATGGTGCTACTTTTGTATTTGAACTTCCTATAAAGTCGAAATTATTGGAAAATCAAATTTGA
- a CDS encoding response regulator, with translation MLKALNRAFLDEDYEVFFAQNAEEALKIMEESHIDLIISDMRMPNISGFELLKIIKQRYPSTIRVILSGYADENLVFRALQTNIAKLCILKPWDNERLKQIIRNIFELEDLMKALTLSVKRCF, from the coding sequence ATATTAAAGGCTCTTAATAGAGCGTTTTTGGATGAGGACTATGAAGTATTTTTTGCCCAGAATGCTGAAGAAGCATTAAAAATTATGGAAGAAAGCCATATTGATTTAATAATAAGCGATATGAGAATGCCGAATATTTCTGGGTTTGAATTGCTAAAAATTATTAAACAAAGATATCCTAGTACTATTCGTGTAATCTTGAGTGGATATGCTGACGAAAATCTTGTTTTCAGAGCTCTCCAAACAAATATTGCAAAGCTTTGCATTCTAAAACCATGGGATAATGAAAGACTTAAACAAATAATTAGAAATATATTCGAGTTGGAAGATTTGATGAAAGCCTTGACTTTGTCAGTTAAGAGGTGTTTTTGA
- a CDS encoding IS1634 family transposase produces the protein MFVKITNAGGYQYVRLVENYRENGKVKQRVLFNFGRLDILKDDPAFKNIVKKLSDIVAETTTENAKAVTIESEEDISDAVVKNWGYIVYRKLWQELEIDKFLKGKAAKERKIKFDVDKVSFLMTIQRLIEPMSKLRTYHQRSKYFGFEEDIDLNQLYRCLDFLDSVKEDLETYLYQRNKDLFKMVVDVVFYDVTTIYFESCRADELKNFGFSKDNKVNEVQVVLGLLVDKEGRPIGYELFPGNTIDSKTMVKILRKLKEKFSIDKIIIVADKGLNSRINLKMIKEAGYDYIVASRLKNASKEILDEVFNEEGYKRLDGKRCLNAEEIYGDEFKYKVLERTNIVKDEEGKEFKIEENLIITYSSKRAKKDKEDRERLVRKAKELLENKGSITALEKKGARKYLKKKSKSEEYVLDEEAIKRDEKFDGYYAIQTSKKDMDVEEVLGAYHDLWKIEQSFRVMKSCLEVRPIYHFTESRIKGHFVICFLAFLLQRTLEYILRRKGKGISSERIMEAIYSMNFFEIEIKGKKYLIKQKIEGGAGDILNVMKIKGPKNFMTYEEGLEFIGISK, from the coding sequence ATGTTTGTCAAAATTACTAATGCTGGCGGTTATCAGTATGTTAGGTTAGTCGAAAATTACCGTGAAAATGGTAAAGTAAAGCAAAGAGTACTATTTAACTTTGGTAGACTTGATATTCTCAAAGATGACCCCGCTTTTAAAAACATTGTAAAAAAACTATCTGATATTGTCGCTGAAACAACTACTGAGAATGCAAAAGCTGTTACTATTGAATCTGAAGAAGATATTTCGGATGCAGTTGTAAAAAACTGGGGATACATTGTATACAGAAAGTTATGGCAGGAGCTTGAAATTGATAAGTTTTTAAAAGGGAAAGCAGCAAAAGAGAGAAAGATAAAATTTGATGTAGACAAAGTAAGTTTTTTAATGACCATACAGAGATTGATAGAGCCAATGAGCAAACTAAGAACTTATCATCAGAGAAGCAAATATTTTGGATTTGAAGAGGATATAGATTTGAATCAATTGTACAGGTGTTTAGATTTTCTTGACAGTGTAAAAGAAGATTTAGAGACATACCTGTATCAGAGAAATAAAGACTTATTTAAGATGGTAGTTGATGTAGTGTTTTATGATGTGACGACAATATACTTTGAGAGTTGTAGAGCGGATGAACTTAAAAATTTTGGGTTTAGCAAAGACAACAAGGTAAATGAAGTGCAAGTTGTATTAGGGCTTTTGGTGGACAAAGAAGGCAGACCGATAGGGTATGAACTTTTTCCTGGTAATACGATAGATAGCAAGACGATGGTAAAGATACTGAGGAAGCTGAAGGAAAAATTTAGTATAGATAAGATAATAATAGTAGCAGACAAAGGGCTTAACAGCAGAATAAATTTAAAGATGATAAAAGAAGCTGGGTACGACTATATAGTAGCAAGCAGATTAAAGAATGCAAGTAAAGAAATTTTAGATGAAGTTTTTAATGAAGAAGGATATAAAAGACTTGATGGCAAAAGATGTTTGAATGCTGAAGAAATTTATGGTGATGAATTCAAATATAAGGTATTGGAAAGAACAAATATTGTCAAGGATGAAGAGGGTAAAGAGTTCAAAATAGAAGAGAATTTGATAATAACGTATTCAAGCAAGAGAGCCAAGAAAGACAAAGAAGACAGAGAGAGATTGGTAAGAAAAGCCAAAGAGCTTTTAGAGAACAAAGGAAGCATAACAGCCTTAGAAAAGAAAGGTGCAAGGAAATATTTGAAGAAGAAATCAAAATCAGAAGAATATGTATTGGATGAGGAAGCGATAAAACGAGATGAGAAATTTGACGGTTATTATGCAATTCAAACGAGCAAAAAGGATATGGATGTAGAAGAGGTTTTAGGAGCATATCACGATTTATGGAAGATAGAACAGTCATTCAGAGTAATGAAAAGCTGTTTAGAAGTGCGACCGATATATCACTTTACAGAAAGCAGAATAAAAGGACATTTTGTGATATGTTTTTTGGCATTTTTACTGCAAAGGACATTGGAATATATTTTGAGGAGAAAAGGTAAAGGAATAAGTAGTGAAAGGATAATGGAAGCAATATATTCAATGAACTTTTTTGAAATAGAGATAAAAGGGAAGAAATATTTGATAAAGCAAAAAATTGAGGGAGGAGCTGGAGATATACTGAATGTAATGAAGATAAAGGGTCCAAAAAACTTCATGACATATGAGGAAGGCTTAGAATTTATTGGTATTAGCAAATGA
- a CDS encoding HDOD domain-containing protein codes for MEESHIDLIISDMRMPNISGFELLKIIKQRYPSTIRVILSGYADENLVFRALQTNIAKLCILKPWDNERLKQIIRNIFELEDLMKAKKCLEIVNNIDYISTLKDLYLKITRVIEDELGIDEIIKAIEEDPATSSKILQVANSAFYNLKTASVKQAVVYLGLVNVRNIVLNATVFECLPSGSSKSLLWQHVNIANNLFYYLYDNVIKKRVHDSFASAGLLHGIGQLILLKAYPQKFLEYLDIIKKEKGTIDYEKTELELFGITHTELGAVLLNWWDIPYPVVEAALFHHKPYDERIIHKELVCTVNIACYCAWDILEIRSFQEYPFYSILPRN; via the coding sequence ATGGAAGAAAGCCATATTGATTTAATAATAAGCGATATGAGAATGCCGAATATTTCTGGGTTTGAATTGCTAAAAATTATTAAACAAAGATATCCTAGTACTATTCGTGTAATCTTGAGTGGATATGCTGACGAAAATCTTGTTTTCAGAGCTCTCCAAACAAATATTGCAAAGCTTTGCATTCTAAAACCATGGGATAATGAAAGACTTAAACAAATAATTAGAAATATATTCGAGTTGGAAGATTTGATGAAAGCCAAAAAATGTTTAGAAATAGTAAACAACATTGACTATATCTCTACATTAAAGGACTTATATCTCAAAATTACAAGGGTGATAGAAGACGAATTAGGTATAGATGAGATAATAAAAGCTATTGAAGAAGACCCTGCAACTTCATCTAAAATATTACAAGTTGCCAATTCAGCTTTTTACAATTTAAAAACTGCTTCTGTAAAACAAGCGGTAGTGTATTTGGGATTAGTAAATGTAAGGAATATAGTCTTGAATGCAACTGTTTTCGAGTGTTTACCCAGTGGAAGCAGCAAATCTTTGTTATGGCAACACGTTAATATTGCAAATAATCTATTTTATTACCTGTATGACAATGTTATAAAAAAAAGAGTCCATGACTCTTTTGCCTCTGCAGGTTTGCTTCATGGGATTGGACAATTGATTTTGCTTAAAGCATATCCTCAGAAATTTTTAGAATATCTTGATATCATAAAAAAAGAAAAAGGAACAATTGATTACGAAAAAACCGAGCTTGAATTGTTTGGAATCACTCATACAGAATTAGGAGCAGTACTATTAAATTGGTGGGATATACCTTATCCTGTAGTAGAAGCTGCTCTATTTCACCACAAACCATATGATGAAAGGATTATTCATAAAGAATTGGTTTGTACTGTTAATATTGCATGTTATTGTGCATGGGATATTTTAGAAATTCGGAGTTTTCAAGAATATCCTTTTTACTCTATTTTGCCAAGAAATTAA
- a CDS encoding response regulator has product MRKKKKYTVLFVDDEDNILSALKRALVDEEYRCLFAKSGEEALKILEKENVHVIVADMKTPEMDGLTLLKIVKQKYPKIVRIVLSGFTQLPQVLAAINQAGIFRFITKPWNVEEELKVVINQAIEYYVIQEEKKEQTKTLEKRNEMYVNVLKNTEKKFRELKQNFDILRDIISYQNSYFIQLLKTDRKKDTILFLLENMKEQQQISFHCYPSIQ; this is encoded by the coding sequence TTGAGAAAAAAGAAGAAGTACACAGTATTATTTGTTGATGATGAGGATAATATTTTGAGCGCTTTAAAAAGAGCATTAGTTGATGAAGAATATAGGTGCCTTTTTGCAAAAAGCGGTGAAGAAGCATTGAAAATATTAGAAAAAGAAAATGTCCATGTTATTGTTGCTGACATGAAAACGCCAGAAATGGATGGTCTTACTCTGCTCAAAATTGTAAAGCAAAAATATCCTAAAATAGTTAGAATTGTATTATCAGGATTTACACAGCTTCCTCAAGTTTTGGCTGCCATCAACCAAGCAGGAATCTTTAGATTTATCACAAAACCGTGGAATGTAGAAGAAGAACTCAAAGTGGTAATAAATCAAGCAATAGAATATTATGTAATCCAAGAAGAGAAAAAAGAGCAAACAAAAACTCTTGAGAAAAGAAATGAGATGTATGTCAATGTTTTGAAAAACACAGAGAAAAAGTTTAGAGAGCTAAAGCAAAACTTTGACATTTTAAGAGATATTATTTCTTATCAAAATTCATATTTTATTCAGCTTTTAAAAACTGATAGAAAGAAAGACACTATTCTCTTCTTGTTGGAAAATATGAAAGAACAACAGCAAATTTCATTTCACTGTTACCCATCTATCCAATAA